CATTCCAAGCATTAGCAACTGTGTAGATGGCATCCTTAAGACTAAATTCTTTAAGGAAGTCCTGGATTTTCAGGCCTCTGTTAACTGAAGCAAGGATGCTTTTCAAAAAAGTGTTTATACTTGCTCTTCACGGAGTGTAGAATTCCTTGGTCACAAGGTTGTATTACAGACGTCACACTTGGGGAAAGTCAATGACAAAAGCATTGCTCTTCACAAGATGTTCAGGAGGGGGTTGTGCAGAACAGTTATctagaaacaataaaattttgCACTTGACTTCCAGTCCAGTTTGCAATGAGCTCATGCTGCTGGCACAAAGTGCCTATCAAACCAGTTGGAAAAGATTTCCCATTACTGATGCTTTCTTGTGTGCATAATAATGTACAGGTAAATTATGCATACCTTTTAAACACCTTGGATATAGGCTATTTCCAATCACTGCCAATTTTATCTTGTGTGTGCCTGCAGCATTAGCACACTCAAGAACAGTTAACTTTTGCTTGGTATCTTTGACATCTGTTGTTGCTCTTTTGTTAGCCATTGTTAAAGTTTTTCTAGGAACATAGCACCGGTACAGAGCTGTTTCATCAGCATTGTAAATTTGTTCAGGGCTAAGATTTTCATCAGATATTACCTTAGCAAATTCCTCAATGTAATTTTCAGTAGCTTCATCATCAGGAGAAGATTTTTCACCACAGATTTTAAGATACTTGATTCCAagacactttttaaatttctgcagccagcctCCTGAATATTCACACTCTCCTTCAAAGTTCAGTTCTTCATGGTATATTCTAGCTTGTTTCACGACCAACAAACCAGTCAGTGGTGTATCTTTACTTCTTTGTCGAATCCATTCAATCAACACAGGGTCAAGATCTTCATTTTTGGCTCTATgcaatgtttttctatttttcattagtTCCTGGTTATCGCTGTCACTATAAAATTTCGACAACCTGTCTGTTTCTTTAAGTCATATATCGTGGTGGTTCCCATACCATATTCTTCAGTAAGACACCTCACAGACATACCACCATCAAGTTTCTGCAATAACTCCACTTTCTGAGATATTGATAAAGACAGatgcttccttttcttcttctcactGTTACCCATAGGTATATCTTTAGCTCTTTTCGACATTTTCCATGGAATTAATCCCCAAGTCAGAAAATATCAGCAAATAGCAAAAGCATGTGTGACTTACAGATACAAGTGCTGAGACAATAGAGGCTTCATATTTGTTCACAGTAGGTTTTCTTTGGCATATAATCCTGGTGCCAAACTTACAAAAACACGTTTGGGTTtcacagtgttttgttttttgtcctgtTTTGGAATTGCAGAGTAAAGACTGTAGACCtgcattaaaaatatcattttaatgatGAAAAGACTGAGGCTCAGTCAGTATCTTGCTCAAGGTTATGCAACTATTACTTGTCTTTTCTGCTTATATTTAGTCTCCTAACATTTGGTTACtttaatagaaaaatgtttgttttttctggtaTTGTCTGCCAAGATGATTTGAGCTGGAATATTTTTAGCACAGGAACCTGATACTCTTATTTGATTGACACAGTCAGTAGTTGAGCCCCAATGCTGAATAACATGGAGATGCTGTGGCAAGAGGTTAGAGTTCCTAAATTTATAGTTATTgaatatagatttttctttttgtaccaAACGATCTGTTTGGTACTTACTGCCTGTTACTTACTGCTTCACAATGAGCAATCAGGAAAAATGAAAGAGCTCACTGCAAATGTCCCAAACACTCCCACAAGTTTTCCCTAAATATCCACTCATTTAaaaggcttttttgtttgtttctaaactgttctgaAAATTGTACATCCCAACTGTGACTCAGAATTGTTAATCAAGTTCagaattaaaacacattttagacattctaataaaatgtttcttttaatttagaatttagaaaGAATTCATTAGCATTTTTCACAACTTTTAAGCTTCTGTGGTTTGAGCCTTACTTCATGTACTCTTTTATAAGTTCCTATTGGAAGGCCAgcttttcttcctcattctcatCTTCCCCAGATTTGTTTAGATCTTCCTCAAATGTCTAATATGAACTGCTGCAAACACCTGATTCACTCctaagtctttctttctttttctattgggTTTA
The Pongo abelii isolate AG06213 chromosome 8, NHGRI_mPonAbe1-v2.0_pri, whole genome shotgun sequence genome window above contains:
- the LOC134762064 gene encoding tigger transposable element-derived protein 2-like, producing MKNRKTLHRAKNEDLDPVLIEWIRQRSKDTPLTGLLVVKQARIYHEELNFEGECEYSGGWLQKFKKCLGIKYLKICGEKSSPDDEATENYIEEFAKVISDENLSPEQIYNADETALYRCYVPRKTLTMANKRATTDVKDTKQKLTVLECANAAGTHKIKLAVIGNSLYPRCLKGMHNLPVHYYAHKKASVMGNLFQLV